From Pseudoalteromonas rubra, one genomic window encodes:
- the rplC gene encoding 50S ribosomal protein L3 produces the protein MALGLVGRKVGMTRIFTEDGVSIPVTVIEATPNRVTQIKSDATDGYNALQVTAGEKKASRVNKPEAGHFAKAGVEAGRGLWEFRLNGGEGEFEVGAELTVELFNEVNKVDVTGTSKGKGFQGGVKRWNFSTQDATHGNSLSHRAPGSIGQNQSPGKVFKGKKMAGQMGNVQTTTQNLELVRVDAERNLLLVKGAVPGAIGGDVIVKPAVKA, from the coding sequence ATGGCATTAGGTCTAGTCGGTCGTAAAGTGGGTATGACACGCATCTTCACTGAAGATGGTGTATCTATCCCTGTGACAGTTATCGAAGCGACTCCTAACCGTGTTACTCAGATCAAATCTGACGCAACAGACGGTTATAACGCGCTTCAAGTTACTGCAGGCGAGAAAAAAGCAAGCCGTGTAAACAAACCAGAAGCGGGTCACTTCGCTAAAGCTGGTGTTGAAGCGGGTCGCGGCCTGTGGGAATTCCGTCTTAACGGCGGTGAAGGTGAGTTTGAAGTAGGTGCTGAGCTTACTGTTGAGCTATTCAACGAAGTAAACAAAGTAGACGTTACTGGTACTTCAAAAGGTAAAGGTTTCCAAGGTGGTGTTAAGCGCTGGAATTTCAGCACGCAAGACGCTACTCACGGTAACTCTCTATCTCACCGTGCTCCTGGTTCAATCGGTCAAAACCAATCACCTGGTAAGGTGTTTAAAGGTAAGAAAATGGCTGGTCAAATGGGTAATGTGCAAACAACTACTCAGAACCTAGAGCTAGTACGTGTTGACGCTGAGCGTAATCTGCTTTTAGTTAAAGGTGCAGTACCTGGCGCTATCGGCGGCGACGTTATCGTTAAACCAGCTGTTAAAGCTTAA
- the rplD gene encoding 50S ribosomal protein L4 — MELAIKGAGALEVSEATFGREFNEALVHQVVVAFAAGARQGTKAQKTRSEVAGGGKKPFRQKGTGRARAGTIRSPIWRSGGVSFAAKPQDHSQKVNRKMYRGAIKSILSELVRQDRLVVVEEFGLEAPKTKELVAKLKELELKDVLIVTEEVDENLFLSARNLYKVDTRDVAGIDPVSLIAFDKVLITAAAVKQLEEALA; from the coding sequence ATGGAATTAGCAATTAAAGGCGCTGGTGCGCTTGAAGTTTCCGAAGCTACTTTTGGACGTGAGTTTAACGAAGCATTAGTACACCAAGTAGTTGTTGCTTTCGCAGCAGGTGCTCGTCAGGGTACTAAAGCTCAGAAGACACGTTCTGAAGTTGCTGGTGGTGGTAAAAAACCATTCCGCCAAAAAGGTACTGGCCGTGCACGTGCTGGTACAATCCGCAGCCCAATCTGGCGCAGCGGTGGTGTGAGCTTTGCAGCTAAGCCGCAAGATCACAGCCAAAAAGTTAACCGTAAGATGTATCGCGGTGCGATCAAGAGCATTCTTTCTGAGCTTGTTCGTCAAGATCGTCTAGTAGTTGTTGAAGAATTTGGTCTAGAAGCACCAAAGACTAAAGAACTAGTAGCTAAGCTGAAAGAGCTTGAGCTTAAAGACGTATTAATCGTGACTGAAGAAGTAGATGAGAATCTATTCCTTTCTGCACGTAACCTGTACAAGGTTGACACGCGTGATGTAGCTGGCATCGACCCAGTAAGCCTAATCGCTTTCGATAAGGTACTGATTACTGCTGCTGCTGTTAAGCAACTTGAGGAGGCGCTAGCATGA
- the rplW gene encoding 50S ribosomal protein L23 produces the protein MIREERLLKVILAPHISEKSTISAEENNTIVFKVVKDANKAEIKAAVEKLFEVEVTGVRTLNVKGKTKRTGMRFGRRSDWKKAYVTLKEGSELDFVGGAE, from the coding sequence ATGATCCGTGAAGAACGTCTTTTAAAAGTAATCCTTGCTCCACACATCTCTGAGAAAAGCACCATCTCTGCTGAAGAGAACAACACGATTGTTTTCAAAGTAGTTAAAGATGCAAACAAAGCAGAAATCAAAGCTGCTGTTGAGAAGCTTTTCGAAGTAGAAGTAACTGGTGTTCGCACGCTAAATGTTAAGGGTAAAACTAAGCGTACAGGCATGCGTTTCGGCCGTCGTTCAGACTGGAAGAAAGCCTACGTTACTCTTAAAGAAGGCAGCGAGCTAGACTTTGTCGGCGGCGCCGAGTAA
- the rplB gene encoding 50S ribosomal protein L2: MALQKCKPTSAGRRHVVKVVNPDLHKGKPYAPLLEKNSKSGGRNNNGRITVRHIGGGHKQHYRVIDFKRTKDGIPAKVERLEYDPNRSANIALVLYADGERRYIIAPKGVKAGDAIQSGVDAPIKAGNAMPMRNIPVGTTVHNVELKPGKGAQIARSAGAYVQILAREGQYVTLRLRSGEMRKVEADCRATIGEVGNAEHMLRSLGKAGATRWRGVRPTVRGVAMNPVDHPHGGGEGRTSGGRHPVSPWGKPTKGAKTRKNKRTDKFIVRRRTK, from the coding sequence ATGGCACTTCAAAAGTGTAAACCAACTTCTGCGGGTCGTCGTCACGTCGTTAAAGTGGTTAACCCTGATCTGCACAAGGGTAAGCCTTACGCTCCGCTATTAGAGAAAAACTCTAAATCAGGTGGTCGTAACAACAACGGTCGTATCACGGTTCGTCACATCGGTGGTGGTCACAAGCAACACTACCGTGTAATCGACTTTAAACGCACTAAAGATGGCATCCCAGCTAAAGTAGAGCGTCTAGAGTACGATCCTAACCGTAGCGCAAACATCGCTCTTGTATTATATGCAGACGGTGAGCGTCGTTACATCATCGCACCGAAGGGTGTTAAAGCAGGTGATGCAATCCAGTCTGGTGTTGATGCACCAATCAAAGCTGGTAACGCAATGCCTATGCGTAACATCCCAGTAGGTACAACGGTACACAATGTTGAGCTTAAGCCTGGTAAAGGTGCTCAGATTGCCCGTTCTGCTGGTGCATATGTACAGATCCTAGCGCGTGAAGGCCAGTACGTGACTCTACGTCTACGTTCAGGCGAAATGCGTAAAGTTGAAGCGGATTGTCGCGCAACTATCGGTGAAGTAGGTAACGCTGAACACATGCTACGTTCACTAGGTAAAGCTGGTGCAACTCGCTGGCGTGGTGTTCGTCCTACAGTTCGTGGTGTTGCCATGAACCCGGTAGACCACCCACACGGTGGTGGTGAAGGTCGTACATCTGGTGGTCGTCACCCTGTGTCTCCATGGGGTAAGCCGACTAAAGGTGCTAAGACACGTAAGAACAAGCGTACTGATAAATTTATCGTACGTCGTCGTACTAAGTAA